In Croceicoccus sp. Ery15, a genomic segment contains:
- a CDS encoding YafY family protein: MTKRLSNLDRTMKLVHVLTQSIEGLTLDEMAALLEVNRRTVERLRNVILIHFDLEETIDGRVKRFRIKDSPGRAYARPSSSEVAALQSVVDAGRREGTVNTEALEKLLSKIKIAFDSAERRRLDNDLDLLTRLQRSRVAAGPAVIASPEDLTTIQSAILASHCVDFDYQPDWADEPSWRRVIPHGLIHGPITYLVGKMPDRDDPPCTFRLDRMTNVRDSGIVGCPPEDWDLDAWMARSFGIWHEAGHEIVLRVLAPAVDRARAWRFHPHQQFEEVGDELLVRFQSGGLFELANHLFEWAGELVIDGPDALKEIMEKRIAAAQTMLRPDLS; the protein is encoded by the coding sequence ATGACCAAGCGCCTTAGCAATCTCGACCGCACAATGAAGCTGGTGCATGTGCTTACGCAGAGCATCGAAGGTCTCACTCTTGACGAAATGGCGGCCTTGCTTGAGGTCAACCGGCGAACAGTCGAGCGCTTGCGGAACGTCATTCTGATTCATTTTGATCTCGAAGAAACAATCGATGGTCGGGTCAAGCGATTTCGGATCAAGGACAGCCCGGGACGTGCCTACGCAAGGCCGAGTTCTTCGGAGGTTGCTGCACTTCAGTCCGTGGTTGATGCCGGACGCCGCGAAGGTACGGTCAACACCGAAGCGCTTGAGAAGTTGCTTTCCAAGATCAAGATTGCCTTCGATAGCGCGGAAAGGCGTCGGCTGGACAACGACCTCGATCTGCTCACCCGCCTACAACGGTCGCGTGTCGCAGCGGGGCCTGCCGTCATTGCCTCGCCCGAAGATCTGACGACGATCCAGTCTGCCATCCTCGCATCCCATTGTGTCGACTTCGATTATCAGCCTGATTGGGCGGATGAGCCGTCGTGGCGGAGGGTTATACCCCATGGTCTGATCCATGGACCGATCACCTACCTCGTGGGCAAGATGCCTGACCGGGACGATCCGCCGTGTACCTTCCGCCTGGACCGCATGACCAATGTTCGGGACAGCGGGATTGTCGGATGCCCTCCCGAGGATTGGGATCTCGATGCATGGATGGCCCGCAGCTTCGGCATCTGGCACGAGGCAGGTCATGAGATCGTTCTGCGAGTGCTAGCCCCGGCGGTTGATCGGGCGCGGGCTTGGCGGTTCCATCCCCATCAACAGTTTGAAGAAGTTGGCGACGAGCTGCTTGTTCGTTTCCAATCAGGCGGCTTGTTTGAACTCGCCAATCACTTGTTCGAATGGGCCGGCGAACTGGTGATCGACGGCCCTGACGCACTCAAGGAAATAATGGAGAAGCGCATCGCTGCCGCGCAGACAATGCTGCGACCAGATTTGTCGTAA
- a CDS encoding ADP-ribosylglycohydrolase family protein produces MIDDSVRDRARGALLGLAVGDAVGTTLEFKLRDSCAPLTDMIGGGPFRLAPGVWTDDTSMALALANSITERGALDPVDLMERFVRWWRQGKYSPTGDCFDIGITTRSALARFEQTGDPLAGSRSPDAAGNGSLMRLAPVAIYGLSAGVAVMRNAARIQSATTHATRACLDACEAWSVIVYEAISGASSEHAMRAATDLDLVEPISAIVRGSWRGKVRDEICSSGYVAHSLEAALWCVGQGGDFREVILRAANLGDDADTTAAITGQLMGALVGENGIPADWLIKLAWRDHLTRMADGLIMATES; encoded by the coding sequence ATGATCGACGACAGCGTTCGGGATAGAGCGCGCGGTGCGCTTCTCGGACTGGCAGTGGGTGACGCTGTCGGCACCACCCTGGAATTCAAGTTGCGCGACAGTTGTGCGCCGTTGACCGATATGATCGGTGGCGGACCCTTCCGCTTGGCCCCCGGCGTCTGGACCGACGACACCAGCATGGCCTTGGCACTCGCCAACAGCATTACTGAGCGGGGCGCGCTAGATCCGGTCGATCTGATGGAGCGCTTCGTGCGATGGTGGCGGCAGGGCAAGTACAGTCCGACTGGTGACTGTTTCGACATTGGCATTACGACGCGATCTGCGCTCGCGCGGTTCGAGCAAACGGGCGATCCCTTAGCCGGCTCCCGCTCGCCCGATGCAGCGGGCAATGGCTCGCTGATGCGCTTGGCTCCCGTGGCGATATATGGCTTGTCCGCGGGAGTTGCTGTCATGCGGAATGCTGCGCGGATACAGAGTGCGACTACCCACGCAACGCGGGCCTGCCTCGATGCCTGCGAGGCGTGGAGCGTCATCGTTTATGAAGCGATCAGTGGAGCATCGTCGGAACATGCGATGAGGGCTGCGACCGACCTCGATCTTGTCGAGCCTATCTCGGCAATCGTGCGCGGATCCTGGCGCGGGAAAGTTCGCGATGAAATCTGCAGTAGCGGTTATGTCGCGCACTCGCTTGAGGCAGCGTTATGGTGCGTCGGCCAAGGTGGTGATTTCCGAGAGGTAATCCTTCGCGCGGCCAATTTGGGGGACGACGCCGACACCACTGCCGCGATTACTGGGCAATTAATGGGCGCTCTGGTCGGCGAGAATGGCATTCCTGCTGATTGGTTGATCAAACTGGCGTGGCGCGATCATCTTACCCGCATGGCCGACGGCTTGATAATGGCGACAGAAAGCTAG
- a CDS encoding AAA family ATPase, which translates to MTIYSALRPRRRRNSSYASAAASSITAAEHRVFLHAWCSAIDRMTSRQLRGRGKDMLEVWHDHIDDPDHVMDDPEDFDKLTTQSYVPLLRSLADKHALLKKPGPAPLDRRISWLGATLGLDDIEKTIVASVARYALFECWENFIDALPGRNSNCSIGRIAFASGLSPARVEARLATGSRLWSTGLIDQSHDGSTNANALLSFIAGVRSGPSSLPSLLMPSASPSSLTWSDFDHLGPQRELAKRLMASNEGVAILLYGPPGTGKSEFARLLASRLGRKAVFAGLSDDRGGEPSRRERIAHLTILRALTLNDASRIVVMDEADDILVLQDPGDREHRSKLWLNRLIEDGKRPTIWIVNEPRMLEESIIRRMSLALEFPRPPLHVRRNIVGKHAKAVGIDMSEQDLARLAALPAAPAILASAIRGASMARGSAGDAQAIGEGLVTVIQGRPPEPFSLPVAYDPDLSLADQDLGGLATRLAASAARNWSLLLSGPSGTGKSAYARHLAERLGIEIIEKRGSDLLGMFVGQTEMQLAQAFAEASRAGAMLLIDEADDFLSDRRDAQRGWERSMVNEMLRQMDGLAAPFVATTNLADRLDPAALYNACGIPRSRPAAGS; encoded by the coding sequence ATGACGATCTACTCCGCTCTTCGCCCACGACGGCGCCGCAATAGTTCCTACGCTTCCGCCGCCGCATCATCCATAACTGCCGCCGAGCATCGGGTATTCCTCCACGCCTGGTGCTCGGCAATCGATCGGATGACATCGCGCCAGTTGCGTGGGCGCGGGAAAGACATGCTCGAGGTCTGGCACGATCATATCGACGATCCCGATCATGTCATGGACGATCCGGAGGATTTCGATAAGCTGACGACACAGAGCTACGTGCCGCTTCTCCGCAGTCTCGCCGACAAACACGCCCTGCTCAAAAAGCCCGGCCCGGCACCTCTCGACCGCCGCATTTCTTGGCTGGGCGCAACGCTCGGGCTCGATGACATAGAAAAGACAATCGTCGCCAGCGTCGCACGATACGCGCTTTTCGAATGCTGGGAAAATTTCATTGATGCGCTGCCCGGACGCAACTCGAATTGCAGTATCGGACGCATCGCCTTCGCCAGCGGGCTCTCGCCCGCGCGGGTGGAGGCGCGGCTGGCGACAGGCTCGCGGTTGTGGAGCACCGGCTTGATCGATCAATCGCATGACGGATCGACCAATGCCAACGCATTGCTAAGCTTCATCGCGGGTGTCCGATCGGGGCCTTCAAGCCTGCCAAGCCTCCTAATGCCCTCGGCTTCGCCGTCCTCGTTGACGTGGAGCGACTTCGATCATCTGGGCCCCCAGCGCGAGCTTGCGAAGCGCCTCATGGCGAGTAATGAGGGGGTCGCGATCCTGCTGTATGGTCCGCCCGGAACCGGCAAAAGCGAGTTCGCCCGGCTGCTTGCGTCAAGACTTGGTCGCAAAGCAGTTTTCGCCGGACTTTCGGATGACCGTGGAGGCGAACCCTCACGGCGTGAACGGATCGCGCATCTTACGATCCTGCGCGCGCTTACCCTCAATGATGCCAGCAGGATTGTCGTTATGGACGAGGCAGACGACATCCTCGTGCTGCAAGACCCCGGCGACCGCGAGCATCGATCGAAATTGTGGCTCAACCGGCTGATCGAGGATGGCAAGCGTCCGACGATCTGGATCGTCAACGAGCCAAGGATGCTCGAGGAATCGATTATCCGGCGCATGAGCCTCGCGCTCGAATTTCCTCGCCCTCCGCTTCACGTGCGCCGGAACATCGTTGGAAAGCACGCCAAGGCTGTCGGCATCGACATGTCCGAACAGGACCTCGCTCGCCTTGCCGCGCTGCCGGCAGCACCAGCCATTCTCGCCTCCGCCATTCGTGGAGCCAGCATGGCGCGCGGGAGCGCCGGGGACGCCCAGGCGATCGGCGAGGGACTTGTGACGGTAATCCAGGGCCGCCCTCCCGAGCCGTTCTCTCTTCCCGTGGCTTATGATCCGGACCTGTCATTGGCGGATCAGGACCTTGGAGGCTTGGCGACCAGACTCGCAGCGTCGGCTGCCCGAAACTGGTCATTGCTGCTTTCCGGCCCAAGTGGAACGGGAAAAAGCGCCTACGCTCGCCATCTCGCTGAGCGGCTGGGCATCGAGATTATCGAAAAGCGGGGTTCCGACCTGCTTGGTATGTTCGTCGGCCAGACGGAAATGCAGCTCGCGCAGGCCTTTGCAGAGGCGTCGCGCGCAGGGGCAATGCTGCTGATCGACGAAGCCGACGATTTTCTCTCGGATCGCCGCGATGCTCAGCGTGGGTGGGAGCGCAGCATGGTCAACGAGATGCTGCGCCAGATGGACGGCTTGGCAGCGCCATTCGTAGCGACCACGAATCTCGCTGACCGGCTCGACCCGGCGGCGCTTTACAATGCATGCGGAATTCCGCGCTCTCGACCCGCAGCGGGCAGCTGA
- a CDS encoding tyrosine-type recombinase/integrase — MPDLSRIGDREKLKPKAGDEPHWHRLRQGVYLGYRPSKKTDGGTWFARFYDADTNRNKRKRLGDYGTLTGHDVFKQAKTDAEAWAAIVETGGELARDMETVKDACFAYLEEKPNSIAEGVFRRHVYDDPIAKVKLDKLRRHHLRSWRKRLEKAPALLSRTKEGEKRWKERAKSTVNRDMVPLRAALGRVLTAGSPNTDAAWQEALKPFKGADKRRELYLDKAERKRLIDTARAEVRPFLRALCLLPLRPGSLASLVARDFDERTRTLTVGKDKNGSPRQISLPQVIANFLAVQAKGKLPTAPVFARHSGAAWNKDTWKHPIKDAVKEASLPDAVSAYTLRHSVITDLVRVRLPILTVAQLSGTSVAMIEKHYGHLVRDDAEDALATLVL; from the coding sequence ATGCCAGATTTGAGCCGCATCGGGGATCGTGAAAAGTTGAAGCCAAAGGCGGGTGATGAACCGCATTGGCATCGCCTGCGCCAAGGCGTCTACCTTGGTTATAGGCCATCGAAGAAGACGGACGGCGGCACGTGGTTTGCTCGATTCTACGACGCGGACACCAATCGCAACAAGCGCAAGCGGCTTGGCGATTACGGCACGCTGACCGGACATGATGTCTTCAAGCAGGCCAAGACCGATGCTGAGGCCTGGGCGGCAATTGTGGAGACCGGCGGCGAACTCGCCCGTGATATGGAGACGGTGAAGGATGCCTGTTTCGCTTATCTGGAGGAAAAGCCCAATTCCATCGCTGAAGGTGTGTTCCGGAGACATGTCTACGACGATCCCATCGCCAAGGTGAAGCTCGACAAGCTTCGGCGGCACCACTTGCGCAGCTGGCGCAAGCGGCTGGAAAAGGCGCCCGCCTTGTTGTCCCGGACCAAGGAAGGTGAGAAGCGTTGGAAGGAACGAGCGAAATCGACAGTGAACCGCGACATGGTGCCATTGCGCGCAGCGCTGGGGCGTGTTCTCACGGCCGGCTCCCCCAATACCGATGCAGCTTGGCAAGAGGCGCTCAAGCCCTTCAAGGGCGCTGACAAGCGCCGAGAACTCTATTTGGACAAGGCTGAGCGCAAGAGACTGATCGATACCGCCCGCGCGGAGGTGCGGCCGTTCCTTAGGGCGCTATGTCTCCTGCCATTGCGTCCCGGCTCGCTTGCAAGCCTTGTCGCACGTGACTTTGATGAGCGCACCCGCACACTTACAGTTGGCAAGGACAAGAACGGCAGCCCGCGGCAGATTTCGTTACCACAAGTGATCGCCAATTTCCTTGCCGTTCAGGCGAAGGGCAAATTGCCAACCGCGCCCGTCTTTGCTCGGCACTCGGGCGCCGCTTGGAACAAGGATACTTGGAAGCATCCGATCAAGGATGCTGTAAAGGAAGCCAGCTTGCCAGATGCCGTGTCGGCTTACACCTTACGCCATAGCGTAATCACGGACCTTGTACGCGTGCGCTTGCCGATCCTGACCGTTGCCCAATTGTCAGGGACAAGTGTCGCGATGATCGAGAAACATTATGGCCATCTTGTGCGCGACGATGCCGAAGACGCGCTGGCGACCTTAGTCCTCTAG
- a CDS encoding ATP-binding protein, translating into MRLIHKHFLFFSLTAMLAALLMAGVLAWNLDRGFDRYLDARDAELLEGFAGDFETFLQEKDAAGDFAPDPASLKAAVRQMADEGRIRGFPPQFLRERLEQEGRPFRPLFQKNGPPEPKGEEPRPKGPGGPPRMGPPPPDMFARRLQLYDTGGRLIFSGATNATPESPSSASSGQSEPIRFDGKPVATARLAPRGPAPRSIEFVFLRGQFRGVIIVTGLLLLLSGLFAWFLARATVRKIAAVQQATDAIASGDFAARVETRGSDEIALMGQNINAMAQGLARLESARRRWLAEISHELRTPLTVLRGELNALEDGIRPIDMKAVKSLSEEAQRLNLLIEDLHFMAVSDLGAPSQCLAETDAVLLVEGITARFGTALDEAGLDIETDSRPDLALPVIWDRQRIEQLLGNVITNAIRYTNAPGMVRVTLASDGEAVSITVEDTAPGVPADQLEQMFEPLHRLEEARDRISGGSGMGLAVARAIAAAHGGTIAAGPSDLGGVKIAITLPVDARTQSA; encoded by the coding sequence ATGCGCCTTATACACAAGCACTTCCTGTTCTTCTCGCTCACCGCGATGCTGGCCGCCCTGCTGATGGCGGGGGTGCTGGCGTGGAACCTTGATCGCGGCTTCGACCGCTATCTCGACGCGCGCGACGCCGAATTGCTTGAAGGATTCGCGGGGGATTTCGAGACTTTTTTGCAGGAGAAGGATGCCGCAGGGGATTTCGCGCCCGATCCGGCCAGCCTGAAGGCTGCCGTCCGGCAAATGGCGGACGAGGGGCGCATTCGCGGCTTTCCGCCGCAATTCCTGCGCGAACGGCTGGAACAGGAAGGGCGTCCGTTTCGACCGTTGTTTCAAAAAAACGGTCCGCCCGAGCCGAAGGGTGAGGAACCTCGCCCGAAAGGTCCCGGCGGCCCGCCGCGCATGGGCCCGCCACCGCCCGACATGTTCGCCCGCCGCCTGCAGCTTTACGATACCGGCGGCAGGCTGATCTTTAGCGGCGCGACCAATGCCACGCCGGAATCCCCTTCATCCGCCTCTTCCGGCCAGTCCGAACCCATCCGTTTCGACGGCAAGCCGGTTGCCACCGCACGGCTTGCCCCGCGCGGCCCTGCCCCGCGCTCGATCGAATTCGTGTTTTTGCGCGGCCAGTTCCGCGGGGTGATCATCGTTACTGGCTTGCTTTTGCTGCTGTCGGGCCTGTTCGCATGGTTCCTTGCCCGCGCCACGGTGCGCAAGATCGCGGCGGTGCAACAGGCGACCGATGCTATCGCCAGCGGCGATTTCGCCGCGCGGGTCGAAACGCGCGGCAGCGACGAGATTGCGCTTATGGGCCAGAACATCAACGCCATGGCCCAAGGGCTTGCGCGCTTGGAAAGCGCAAGGCGGCGCTGGCTGGCCGAGATCAGCCATGAATTGCGCACGCCGCTGACCGTGCTGCGCGGCGAGCTGAACGCGCTGGAAGACGGCATCCGCCCCATCGATATGAAGGCAGTAAAATCTCTGTCCGAGGAAGCGCAACGGCTGAACCTGCTGATCGAGGATTTGCACTTCATGGCCGTCAGCGATCTGGGTGCGCCCTCGCAATGTCTTGCGGAGACCGATGCGGTGCTGCTGGTCGAGGGGATCACCGCCCGCTTCGGCACCGCTTTGGACGAGGCGGGTCTGGATATCGAAACCGACAGCCGCCCCGACCTTGCCTTGCCCGTCATTTGGGACCGGCAGCGAATTGAACAATTGCTGGGCAATGTGATCACCAATGCCATCCGCTATACCAACGCGCCCGGCATGGTGCGGGTGACGCTGGCATCGGACGGGGAAGCGGTGTCGATCACGGTGGAGGACACCGCCCCCGGCGTGCCTGCCGACCAGCTGGAGCAGATGTTCGAACCGCTCCACCGGCTGGAGGAAGCGCGCGACCGGATTTCGGGCGGAAGCGGCATGGGGCTGGCAGTGGCGCGCGCCATTGCGGCGGCGCATGGCGGCACCATTGCTGCGGGTCCATCGGATCTTGGCGGGGTGAAAATCGCGATCACCCTGCCCGTCGATGCACGGACGCAAAGCGCATGA